A single region of the Xylanivirga thermophila genome encodes:
- a CDS encoding O-antigen ligase family protein yields MDLRDKKQFKHITGMFIIVTVFLIWLQMMLSCDIVYHKVTFVVSCILFALYVVMGFGKIKDIWTERTGEERRLIIAIIAYMAIDIVGIFYSPVPLFGAYKYTTILPMVFMCIMIISMSSDCRWHDYVFLSIGLASLCISIYCYGAYFFMDRSGLLYHKRISLIKDYNVFSTCILMGMLMLLYYAGRIGEGKGEVYIISLLVFIINMPVVILSGSKRGFLLAIFILIGYIYIKRPWRDGKKGVVFLCALLILVPLFTRSVSLALQKTYSEDYNDSLKTSVDIPKEVNIKSNYKTIYNGTALGKRPAIWNIAIKEISSFNISSLLTGNGTGYDCYIYNQKYTEEMDRLYGNGKAAQLGSMSPHNAFLSDMLNGGIIKLCVSIYIWYCVFLNLYIMYKKGLQPKGFIYAIGAVWAIIFINSMISGSYGYIYTKPFWIFITLLFTNT; encoded by the coding sequence ATGGACTTGAGGGATAAAAAACAATTTAAGCACATAACAGGGATGTTTATAATAGTGACGGTATTTTTAATCTGGCTACAGATGATGCTGTCTTGCGATATTGTATACCATAAAGTAACTTTTGTGGTATCATGTATATTGTTTGCACTTTATGTGGTAATGGGGTTTGGAAAAATAAAGGATATATGGACTGAAAGAACTGGGGAGGAGAGAAGGCTAATAATCGCAATTATTGCATATATGGCAATAGATATTGTAGGTATTTTTTATTCACCTGTGCCCCTATTCGGAGCTTATAAGTACACTACCATATTGCCTATGGTATTTATGTGTATTATGATTATATCGATGTCTAGCGATTGTAGATGGCATGATTATGTATTTTTATCTATAGGATTGGCATCTTTATGTATATCCATATACTGCTATGGTGCTTATTTTTTTATGGACAGGTCGGGGCTTTTGTACCATAAACGTATATCACTTATAAAGGACTACAATGTATTTTCAACTTGTATATTGATGGGTATGTTGATGCTCCTTTATTATGCGGGCAGGATAGGTGAAGGTAAAGGTGAGGTATATATAATATCGCTACTAGTTTTTATTATAAATATGCCCGTAGTTATCCTAAGTGGCTCAAAGCGAGGATTTTTACTTGCAATATTTATATTGATCGGTTATATATACATAAAAAGACCTTGGCGGGATGGTAAAAAAGGTGTGGTATTTTTATGCGCTCTGTTGATTTTAGTGCCGTTATTTACAAGAAGTGTATCTTTAGCCCTACAAAAGACTTATTCTGAGGACTATAATGATAGTTTAAAGACAAGTGTTGATATACCAAAAGAGGTAAATATAAAGAGTAATTATAAAACCATATATAATGGTACTGCATTAGGTAAAAGACCTGCTATATGGAATATTGCTATAAAGGAGATATCATCTTTTAATATTTCTAGCCTTTTGACAGGAAATGGAACGGGGTATGATTGTTACATATATAACCAAAAATATACTGAAGAGATGGACAGGCTTTACGGGAATGGAAAGGCAGCTCAGTTAGGGAGCATGAGCCCACATAATGCATTTTTGAGTGATATGCTTAATGGTGGCATTATAAAGCTTTGTGTATCTATATACATATGGTATTGTGTATTTCTTAATCTGTATATCATGTACAAAAAAGGTTTACAACCTAAGGGCTTCATATATGCAATTGGTGCAGTATGGGCTATAATTTTCATAAACAGCATGATCTCAGGTAGCTATGGATATATATATACAAAGCCATTTTGGATATTTATAACACTTTTGTTTACAAATACTTAA
- a CDS encoding lipopolysaccharide biosynthesis protein, producing MKDISKHIVSGFKWETILKMLQQAVSFIVNIIIIRFLMPEDYGLVSLVAVVMNILLVVVDMGLNTAIIQKKNIDRGHLSTAFFINMGVGVVLFALIQVLSPVIGEYYKKPQMVPYLKTFSVVFIIRAASSVQVALTGRELNFKKSTIINMISVFLGTIVKIILAYLGYGVWSIIYGEIVSQICITIMFWIDTDFHISIYEVNGRYFRDIFRFGINVMLINLLTIVSQQIDMVVIGRILPSVKVGLYSIAFSISTGLPDHINSITQKVMFPAFLTFQDDDKGISESYFKLIKFLGLVSLPICAGIIFVIPEFTSIVLKDKWMPAVPIIQILCIYAMSNSLGGILWGQLLKAKGHIRTVIWMTCIRLCSMIVFILIGAQWGLLGIAWSITLYGWIFRFLYQGVVNRIIYADMGNFMQSVLPSIVATGIMSIGLMFLKRLLILVELPELAIMLATILFGISIYVAAVYILYKKDFLALWHSIGVLFNNGQ from the coding sequence ATGAAAGATATAAGTAAGCATATAGTAAGCGGTTTTAAATGGGAAACCATATTAAAGATGCTTCAGCAGGCTGTGAGCTTTATAGTAAATATAATTATAATAAGGTTTTTGATGCCGGAGGATTATGGGCTTGTATCCCTTGTAGCTGTAGTTATGAATATACTGCTTGTAGTGGTTGATATGGGACTTAATACAGCCATTATTCAGAAAAAAAATATAGATAGGGGACATTTATCCACTGCATTTTTCATAAACATGGGAGTGGGAGTAGTTTTATTTGCCTTAATACAAGTTTTGTCACCTGTCATAGGGGAGTATTATAAAAAACCGCAGATGGTGCCATACCTCAAAACGTTTTCCGTTGTATTTATTATAAGGGCGGCATCATCTGTACAGGTGGCACTAACTGGTAGGGAGTTAAACTTTAAAAAGAGCACTATAATAAATATGATATCGGTATTTTTAGGTACTATCGTAAAGATAATACTGGCATATCTAGGATATGGTGTATGGAGCATAATATATGGGGAAATTGTATCCCAGATATGCATTACCATTATGTTCTGGATTGATACCGACTTTCATATATCCATATATGAGGTGAATGGCAGATATTTTAGGGATATTTTTAGATTTGGTATCAATGTAATGCTCATTAATCTGCTTACTATCGTAAGCCAGCAGATTGATATGGTGGTAATAGGCAGAATATTACCCTCTGTCAAGGTGGGATTATATTCCATTGCATTTAGTATATCTACTGGACTACCGGACCATATAAACAGCATTACTCAGAAAGTAATGTTTCCTGCTTTTTTGACGTTCCAGGATGATGATAAGGGTATTTCAGAGAGTTATTTTAAGCTTATAAAGTTTTTAGGGCTTGTTTCTCTGCCCATATGTGCAGGTATAATATTTGTAATTCCTGAGTTTACCAGTATAGTCCTTAAGGATAAGTGGATGCCTGCCGTGCCAATAATCCAAATATTGTGCATATATGCCATGTCAAACAGTTTAGGAGGAATATTGTGGGGTCAACTCTTGAAGGCCAAGGGGCATATAAGAACAGTAATATGGATGACCTGCATAAGGCTATGTAGCATGATAGTATTTATACTTATAGGTGCCCAATGGGGACTTTTGGGTATAGCTTGGTCGATTACCTTATATGGCTGGATATTCAGATTTTTGTACCAGGGCGTGGTAAATAGAATAATATATGCAGATATGGGTAATTTCATGCAATCAGTACTGCCGTCAATTGTGGCAACTGGTATAATGTCTATTGGGCTTATGTTTTTGAAACGCCTTTTAATTCTCGTAGAATTACCGGAACTTGCGATCATGCTGGCAACCATATTATTTGGTATATCCATATACGTGGCGGCTGTGTATATACTATACAAAAAAGACTTTTTAGCCCTTTGGCATAGCATAGGTGTACTTTTTAATAATGGACAGTAG
- a CDS encoding LCP family protein, whose amino-acid sequence MKKFLTTILIILIIALVGAGAYTAIQLNRIKETPLDEIDGDNKITEKDLGISDSAPDEKDTGVINILLFGVDRRTENEKPRSDSIMIATIDKKYKCVKLTSIMRDTFLPIPGKEDNRINAAYAFGGPSLAIRTVNSNFNMDIQRYVTVNFQGMEKIIDTLGGVEIELTKGEPKVLNQYLDELNKLDKEGKKSPYIKNTGLQKLDGKQAVAYCRIRYVGNGDYKRTERQRTVLNELFKKAKTVSPMKIPELVTTIIPYIETNMSKTEMLTLGASVMGFKDKELKQFRLPVEGAYTGKKIRGMEVLVPDIEANTNLLHSFIYGDPSQMHLDGKGGMDKETVETFKQHPIEASEE is encoded by the coding sequence ATGAAAAAATTTTTGACAACAATATTAATAATTTTGATAATAGCGTTGGTGGGGGCGGGAGCGTATACAGCTATTCAATTAAATCGCATAAAGGAAACTCCTTTGGATGAAATCGACGGAGACAATAAGATAACGGAAAAGGACCTTGGCATATCTGATTCAGCACCGGATGAGAAGGATACCGGCGTTATCAACATCTTGTTATTTGGCGTAGATCGCCGAACTGAAAACGAGAAACCACGTTCCGATAGCATTATGATTGCTACAATTGACAAAAAGTATAAATGTGTAAAACTAACATCCATAATGAGAGATACATTTTTACCTATCCCAGGTAAAGAAGACAATAGGATAAATGCAGCATATGCCTTTGGCGGTCCATCACTTGCCATACGAACAGTAAATTCAAACTTCAACATGGACATCCAGAGATATGTAACGGTAAACTTTCAGGGTATGGAAAAGATAATAGATACCCTTGGCGGGGTAGAGATAGAGCTTACCAAAGGCGAACCAAAGGTGCTTAACCAATATTTGGACGAACTCAACAAGCTCGACAAGGAAGGTAAAAAATCACCCTATATCAAAAATACCGGTCTGCAAAAACTTGATGGAAAACAGGCGGTTGCCTATTGCCGTATAAGGTATGTAGGAAATGGAGATTATAAGAGGACAGAACGTCAGCGTACAGTACTAAACGAACTATTTAAAAAGGCAAAGACCGTAAGTCCTATGAAGATTCCGGAGTTGGTTACGACCATCATCCCCTATATTGAAACCAATATGTCAAAGACTGAAATGCTTACCCTTGGTGCGTCGGTAATGGGCTTTAAGGATAAGGAATTAAAACAGTTTAGGCTGCCGGTAGAAGGTGCGTATACCGGTAAAAAAATAAGGGGTATGGAGGTATTGGTTCCTGATATAGAGGCGAACACCAATCTATTACATTCTTTTATCTATGGTGATCCTAGTCAAATGCATCTAGACGGAAAAGGCGGTATGGATAAGGAAACCGTAGAAACATTTAAACAACATCCAATAGAGGCAAGTGAAGAATAG
- the rfbC gene encoding dTDP-4-dehydrorhamnose 3,5-epimerase: MAKFEFSETSLPGVFVVSPTVFEDERGYFMETYNYNGFKAGGIDVEFVQDNQSKSQRGVLRGLHFQKEHPQGKLVRVIRGEVFDVAVDIRKGSPTYGKWYGIILSEENKKQLYIPPGLAHGFLVLSDSAEFTYKCTDFYHPDDEGGIIWNDPQIGIKWPMDRITGDIILSDKDKKWKRLGEH; encoded by the coding sequence ATGGCAAAATTTGAGTTTTCAGAGACTTCCTTACCTGGGGTTTTTGTAGTATCTCCTACGGTATTTGAGGATGAACGGGGATATTTTATGGAAACCTATAACTATAATGGGTTTAAGGCGGGAGGAATAGATGTAGAGTTTGTACAGGATAATCAATCAAAATCACAAAGGGGCGTACTAAGGGGACTCCACTTTCAAAAGGAGCATCCCCAGGGAAAATTGGTCAGGGTTATAAGGGGAGAGGTATTCGATGTGGCAGTTGATATACGCAAAGGTTCCCCTACATATGGTAAATGGTATGGTATAATCCTGTCAGAAGAAAACAAAAAACAATTATATATACCACCTGGATTGGCCCATGGATTTTTAGTATTATCTGATAGTGCAGAGTTTACGTATAAGTGTACCGATTTTTATCATCCCGATGACGAGGGAGGAATTATTTGGAACGACCCTCAAATAGGCATAAAGTGGCCTATGGATAGAATAACAGGTGATATTATATTGTCGGACAAGGATAAAAAATGGAAAAGGCTTGGGGAGCATTAA
- the rfbB gene encoding dTDP-glucose 4,6-dehydratase: MKTILVTGGAGFIGSNFILYMLDKYDDYQIINLDKLTYAGNIENLKSVEDDARYTFIKGDICDRQCVKGIFLKYDIDYVVNFAAESHVDRSIDTPDVFVRTNVLGTNVLLDVAKEAWECRDGFLPGKKFLQISTDEVYGSLGAEGYFTEETPLAPRSPYSASKTSADLIVMSYYHTFKMPINITRCSNNYGPYQYPEKLIPLMIYNCLHGRKLPIYGDGKNVRDWLYVEDHCRAIDMVLHNGRIGEVYNVGGHNEWCNIDIVKTIIGYLNDHVDDSITEDLIQYVEDRKGHDRRYAIDPTKIGRELGWKPTTTFNDGIVRTIDWYINNRDWMEAVLSKEED, translated from the coding sequence ATGAAGACTATACTGGTAACAGGCGGTGCGGGTTTTATAGGCAGTAATTTTATATTATATATGCTGGATAAATATGATGATTATCAAATAATAAACCTGGACAAGCTTACATATGCAGGTAATATTGAGAATTTAAAGTCCGTAGAAGATGATGCTAGGTATACATTCATAAAGGGTGATATATGTGATAGGCAATGCGTTAAGGGGATATTTCTTAAATATGATATAGATTATGTGGTAAACTTTGCAGCAGAAAGCCATGTGGATAGGAGTATAGATACGCCAGATGTATTTGTAAGGACAAATGTATTAGGTACAAACGTACTCTTAGATGTGGCAAAAGAGGCATGGGAATGTAGAGACGGATTTTTACCCGGCAAGAAATTCTTGCAGATATCGACCGATGAGGTATATGGTTCTTTAGGAGCTGAAGGGTATTTTACGGAAGAAACACCTCTAGCACCTAGAAGCCCTTATTCTGCCAGCAAGACCAGTGCTGATCTGATAGTGATGTCGTATTATCACACCTTTAAGATGCCAATAAATATAACTAGATGCAGCAACAACTATGGACCTTATCAATATCCTGAGAAGCTCATACCCCTTATGATATATAACTGCCTACATGGGAGAAAATTACCTATATACGGCGACGGCAAAAATGTACGGGATTGGCTGTATGTAGAAGATCATTGCAGGGCAATAGATATGGTGCTCCATAATGGCAGGATAGGAGAGGTGTATAATGTAGGTGGTCATAATGAATGGTGCAATATTGATATAGTAAAGACTATAATAGGGTATTTAAACGATCATGTGGATGATAGTATTACAGAGGACCTTATACAGTATGTAGAAGACCGTAAGGGGCATGATAGACGTTATGCAATAGACCCTACTAAGATAGGGCGGGAGCTTGGCTGGAAACCTACTACTACGTTTAATGATGGTATAGTAAGGACTATTGATTGGTATATAAATAACAGGGATTGGATGGAAGCAGTCCTCTCTAAGGAGGAGGATTGA